One genomic segment of Methanothermococcus okinawensis IH1 includes these proteins:
- a CDS encoding gamma carbonic anhydrase family protein has protein sequence MKSENNPKIAKNATVVGNVELGENVNIWYGAVLRGDVDNIVVKKGSNIQDNCVIHCSKGHPTTIGEYVTVGHGAVVHGCTIGNNVLIGMNSTILNGAKIGDNCIVGAHSLITQNKIIPPNSLVIGAPAKVVRSLTDDEVKSIRDNALRYIELSKSL, from the coding sequence ATGAAAAGTGAAAATAATCCAAAAATAGCAAAAAATGCCACAGTAGTTGGAAATGTAGAACTTGGAGAAAATGTAAATATATGGTATGGTGCAGTTTTAAGAGGGGATGTTGATAATATTGTTGTTAAAAAAGGTTCGAATATTCAGGATAACTGTGTAATCCACTGTTCAAAGGGACATCCTACAACAATTGGAGAATATGTTACAGTTGGGCATGGAGCAGTTGTTCATGGATGCACTATTGGAAATAATGTTCTTATAGGCATGAACTCAACAATATTAAATGGTGCAAAGATAGGAGACAACTGTATTGTCGGAGCTCACTCATTAATTACTCAGAACAAAATAATACCACCAAATAGTTTGGTTATCGGAGCTCCTGCAAAAGTGGTTAGGTCATTAACTGATGATGAAGTGAAATCCATAAGGGATAATGCACTGAGATATATTGAATTATCAAAAAGTTTATAA
- a CDS encoding calcium/sodium antiporter gives MFFTLFYKFFLFGEIVEILLSIFILLMGLLLLNYGSDWFVLGSSRIAKYLNVSDFVIGATIVAFGTSLPEIITSVYASYAHLPGIAVGNSLGSCIANIGLILGISALISPVIVKHSSILKNSYIYLIYTIILFIIGYNGFGFVDGLILFVLLLGYILYTIKNGETPNVEEESSKKMSIITAVIYTIVGLLAVIIGSELFVDGAKDISTFLGVSDKIIGFTLVAFGTSLPELVVSITAIRRKLGDIVLGNVIGSNMANIGCALAFSGMICYIPPVKFEMEVNLILVILMVAYMSKNLIIDMVKNRINKTNTTNITKIMKNFKYSKIGRIEGLSLILIYMLFILKLSNII, from the coding sequence ATGTTTTTTACCTTATTTTATAAGTTTTTCTTATTTGGTGAGATTGTGGAAATTTTATTGAGTATATTTATTCTTTTAATGGGATTGCTGTTATTAAACTATGGAAGCGATTGGTTTGTTCTTGGGAGCTCGAGGATAGCAAAATATTTAAATGTATCAGATTTCGTTATTGGTGCCACCATAGTTGCATTTGGAACATCATTACCTGAGATAATCACAAGCGTTTATGCATCCTATGCACATTTACCAGGTATTGCAGTTGGAAATTCTCTTGGAAGCTGTATTGCAAATATTGGGTTGATACTTGGAATAAGTGCTTTAATAAGTCCTGTAATAGTTAAACATAGTTCAATTTTAAAAAATTCTTATATTTATTTGATATATACAATTATACTATTTATAATAGGATATAATGGTTTTGGATTTGTTGATGGATTGATTTTATTTGTTCTGCTTTTGGGATATATCTTATATACCATTAAAAATGGAGAAACTCCAAATGTTGAGGAGGAGTCTTCTAAAAAAATGTCTATAATCACAGCAGTAATATATACTATTGTAGGATTATTGGCTGTAATTATTGGAAGTGAATTATTTGTCGATGGGGCAAAAGATATATCCACATTTCTTGGAGTATCCGATAAGATTATTGGATTTACCTTAGTTGCATTTGGAACATCCTTACCTGAGCTCGTAGTTTCAATTACTGCCATTAGGAGAAAACTTGGAGATATAGTGCTTGGAAATGTAATAGGTAGTAACATGGCTAATATAGGATGTGCTTTGGCATTTTCTGGAATGATATGTTATATACCACCTGTTAAATTTGAAATGGAGGTAAATTTAATTCTCGTTATTCTTATGGTTGCCTACATGAGTAAAAATTTAATAATTGATATGGTAAAAAATAGAATTAATAAAACTAATACGACAAATATTACAAAAATTATGAAAAATTTCAAGTATTCAAAAATAGGCAGAATAGAAGGATTATCGCTCATTTTAATTTATATGTTATTTATTCTAAAATTATCCAACATTATTTAA
- the tfrB gene encoding fumarate reductase (CoM/CoB) subunit TfrB, translating to MKTVKIKVSRNGVFEEYEVPENITVLDALNYINKTYNKNIQYRASCRAGQCGSCAMTINNEPKLACKTKVEDGMKIEPLRGFKVIKDLIVDRSSYYKKLYNLRNYLQYDEEEKDKEGELLSICPNDIKDLKNVRGCIDCLSCLSICPSRKFSDYAGPTFMRQLARFAFDPRDKGDREKEAYFEHIYNCTTCGKCVEVCPQEIDIVHKAIEKLRALSFKNGYYLNNHLAVRENVLKGNRSVVKEKTPLLEDKNIKEEYIVENEKMRVAFFTGCLVDYRLQDVGKSAIRVLNAHGISVIIPKNQVCCGSPFLRTGQRDVAHKLKKHNLNIFNNLDVDAVVTICAGCGSTLKNDYVEKDFKVMDITELLNNVGLIEYKPLDIKVTYHDPCHLKRGQGIYLEPRNILKNMPNLEFIEMEIPDQCCGAGGGVRSGKPEVASAIGKRKAKMIYDTDADCVITVCPFCEYHIRDSLNKLKSEKAKKENLKDIKDIKDIKVMNIASLLDKVI from the coding sequence ATGAAAACAGTAAAAATAAAAGTAAGTAGGAATGGAGTATTTGAGGAGTATGAGGTTCCCGAAAATATAACAGTTTTAGATGCCTTAAATTACATAAACAAAACATATAATAAAAATATACAATATCGGGCATCATGCAGGGCAGGTCAATGTGGAAGCTGTGCCATGACTATAAATAACGAACCTAAACTTGCCTGCAAAACTAAGGTCGAAGATGGTATGAAAATAGAGCCATTAAGAGGTTTTAAGGTAATTAAGGATTTAATCGTTGATAGGTCATCGTATTATAAAAAATTATACAATTTACGAAACTATTTACAGTATGATGAAGAGGAAAAAGATAAAGAGGGTGAGCTTCTATCCATATGCCCAAATGACATAAAAGATTTAAAAAATGTAAGAGGATGTATAGACTGTTTGAGCTGTCTTTCCATATGTCCATCTAGGAAATTCTCAGATTATGCTGGACCAACATTTATGAGACAGCTTGCAAGATTCGCATTTGACCCAAGAGATAAGGGAGATAGGGAGAAAGAAGCCTATTTTGAACATATATATAATTGCACAACCTGTGGAAAGTGCGTTGAAGTATGCCCGCAAGAGATAGATATTGTCCATAAAGCCATAGAGAAATTAAGGGCATTATCCTTTAAAAATGGATATTATTTGAATAATCATTTAGCAGTTAGAGAAAATGTTTTAAAAGGCAATAGGTCTGTGGTAAAAGAAAAAACCCCATTATTGGAGGATAAAAATATAAAAGAGGAATATATTGTAGAAAATGAAAAAATGAGGGTGGCATTTTTTACAGGGTGTTTGGTTGATTATCGGCTTCAAGATGTGGGGAAAAGTGCTATAAGGGTATTAAATGCCCATGGGATTTCTGTAATAATTCCAAAAAATCAGGTTTGTTGTGGTTCTCCATTTTTAAGAACTGGTCAAAGAGATGTTGCCCATAAGTTAAAAAAGCATAATTTAAACATATTTAATAATTTAGATGTAGATGCAGTGGTTACTATATGTGCAGGATGTGGAAGCACATTGAAAAACGATTATGTGGAAAAGGACTTTAAGGTCATGGATATTACAGAGCTCCTAAATAATGTTGGACTTATTGAATACAAACCATTAGATATAAAAGTAACATATCATGACCCATGTCATTTAAAAAGAGGACAGGGCATATACCTTGAACCGCGAAATATTTTGAAAAATATGCCTAATTTAGAGTTTATAGAGATGGAAATACCTGACCAATGCTGTGGTGCTGGTGGTGGCGTTAGAAGTGGAAAACCTGAGGTAGCTTCTGCAATAGGTAAGAGAAAGGCTAAAATGATTTATGATACTGATGCGGATTGTGTAATTACAGTATGTCCTTTCTGTGAATATCATATAAGAGATAGTTTAAATAAATTAAAAAGTGAAAAGGCTAAAAAAGAGAATTTAAAGGATATAAAGGATATAAAGGATATAAAGGTTATGAATATAGCTTCACTGCTTGATAAGGTCATTTAA
- the hmgA gene encoding hydroxymethylglutaryl-CoA reductase (NADPH): MEDITKIVEKLKNKEIKPYQLDNMFDSKKSVEIRRKYIESLTDTAFKHIDKYSINEKEAMEKNIENMIGAVQIPLGFAGPLKINGKYANGEYYIPLATTEGALVASVNRGCGIITKCGGCTVRVVDDKMTRAPVIKTNSIIDAIKLKEWIENNFQKIKEVAETTTKHGKLISINPIIIVGRYVYPRFTYKTGDAMGMNMVTIATEKACNFIENEMKKEENGSIKVHTVALSGNVCTDKKPAGINLIEGRGKTIIAEVFLKEEEIKKYLKTTSKAIEQVNMYKNFIGSAISNSMGFNAHYANIIGALFLATGQDEAHIVEGSMGITVAECVDDGLYFSVTLPDVPIGTVGGGTRVETQKECLEMIGCRGGDKALKFAEIVGGAVLAGELSLMGALAAGHLAKAHSELGR; encoded by the coding sequence ATGGAAGATATAACAAAAATCGTAGAAAAACTAAAAAACAAGGAGATAAAACCCTATCAACTTGACAATATGTTTGATTCAAAAAAATCTGTTGAGATAAGAAGAAAATACATAGAATCTTTGACAGATACAGCATTTAAACATATCGATAAATACTCTATAAATGAAAAAGAAGCCATGGAAAAGAATATAGAAAATATGATTGGAGCAGTGCAGATTCCTTTGGGTTTTGCAGGACCTTTAAAGATAAATGGAAAATATGCAAATGGGGAATATTATATACCGTTGGCAACAACAGAAGGGGCATTGGTTGCTTCGGTAAATAGGGGTTGCGGAATTATTACCAAATGTGGTGGATGCACAGTTAGAGTAGTCGATGATAAGATGACAAGAGCTCCGGTAATCAAAACCAACTCCATTATCGATGCCATTAAATTAAAGGAATGGATTGAAAATAACTTCCAAAAAATAAAAGAGGTAGCCGAAACCACCACAAAACATGGTAAATTAATATCTATCAATCCCATAATAATTGTTGGTAGATATGTATATCCAAGATTTACCTATAAGACAGGGGACGCTATGGGCATGAATATGGTAACCATAGCCACAGAAAAGGCATGTAATTTTATTGAAAACGAAATGAAAAAGGAAGAGAATGGAAGTATTAAAGTTCATACTGTGGCATTAAGTGGAAATGTCTGCACAGATAAAAAACCTGCTGGAATAAATTTAATAGAAGGTAGAGGAAAAACAATAATTGCAGAGGTCTTTTTAAAAGAGGAAGAAATAAAAAAATACTTAAAAACCACTTCAAAGGCAATAGAACAGGTAAATATGTATAAAAACTTTATAGGTTCTGCCATAAGCAACTCAATGGGATTTAACGCTCATTATGCAAATATAATAGGAGCTCTGTTTCTTGCAACAGGTCAGGATGAAGCCCATATTGTTGAGGGAAGTATGGGGATAACAGTTGCAGAGTGTGTTGATGACGGCCTTTATTTCTCTGTTACACTTCCAGATGTTCCTATTGGGACTGTTGGAGGAGGAACAAGAGTAGAAACTCAGAAAGAATGTTTGGAGATGATTGGTTGTAGAGGTGGAGATAAGGCACTTAAATTTGCTGAAATAGTAGGTGGAGCAGTTTTAGCAGGGGAGTTATCACTTATGGGAGCTCTTGCAGCAGGTCATTTGGCAAAGGCTCATTCGGAGCTCGGAAGGTAA
- the ribH gene encoding 6,7-dimethyl-8-ribityllumazine synthase gives MDSIKLGFVVAEFNRDITYLMEKVAEEHAKFLNAEVKYKIVVPGAFDMPIAIKKLLEKEDVDAVVTIGCVIEGDTEHDEIVVQNAARKIADLSLDYNKPVTLGISGPGMTRLQAEERIEYGKRAVEAAVKLVKRLKELE, from the coding sequence ATGGATTCAATAAAATTAGGATTTGTAGTTGCAGAGTTTAATAGAGATATAACATATTTAATGGAAAAAGTCGCAGAAGAGCATGCAAAATTTTTAAATGCAGAGGTAAAATATAAAATAGTTGTTCCAGGGGCATTTGATATGCCTATTGCAATTAAAAAACTTTTAGAAAAGGAAGATGTTGATGCAGTAGTAACTATTGGGTGCGTAATTGAAGGAGATACTGAACACGATGAAATCGTTGTCCAAAATGCAGCAAGGAAAATAGCAGATTTATCATTGGATTACAACAAACCTGTTACTTTGGGCATCTCAGGACCAGGAATGACAAGATTACAGGCTGAAGAAAGAATTGAATATGGTAAAAGAGCAGTTGAGGCTGCTGTAAAGCTGGTAAAAAGATTAAAAGAATTGGAATAA
- a CDS encoding 2-isopropylmalate synthase — MEPYSKTNNIIKNSINNLNLPKNVKIFDTTLRDGEQTPGVSLTPDEKVEIAINLNNIGVDIIEAGFPISSHGEQEAIKKITSLNMNAEICGLARAVKKDIDVAIDCGVDSIHTFIATSPLHREYKLKMSKEEIINRAVDAIEYIKEHGLKVEFSAEDATRTEIDYLIEVYKNAEDAGADRINVPDTVGVMIPRAMTYLISQLKKEISIPISVHCHNDFGLAVANSLGAVEGGAQQVHCTVNGLGERAGNAALEEVVMSLMMIYGIDTNINTEKLTEISNLVSKLTGINTQPNKAVVGENSFAHESGIHAHGVLAHALTYEPIPPEIVGQKRKIILGKHTGAHAIQSKLKELGLEVGKNVSEEQFKEIVNRIKDIGDKGKMITDADVIAIVEDITKRTIKSKRTVNLEQIAVMTGNKLIPTASVELIINNERYITSKVGVGPVDAALKAIQSVIGEKIKIKEYHINAITGGTDALAEVIVKLEGYGKEITAKAANEDIVRASVEAIIDGINKIMDM, encoded by the coding sequence ATGGAGCCTTATTCTAAAACCAACAATATAATTAAAAATTCCATTAATAATCTAAACCTACCAAAAAATGTCAAGATTTTTGATACTACGCTAAGAGATGGAGAACAAACACCCGGAGTATCCTTAACCCCAGATGAAAAGGTAGAAATTGCTATAAACCTAAATAATATAGGCGTAGATATTATAGAAGCAGGATTTCCTATCTCATCCCATGGAGAGCAGGAAGCCATTAAAAAAATAACATCACTAAATATGAATGCAGAAATTTGCGGTCTTGCAAGGGCTGTTAAAAAAGATATAGATGTTGCAATAGACTGCGGTGTTGATAGCATACATACATTTATAGCAACATCCCCACTCCATAGGGAATATAAATTAAAGATGAGCAAAGAAGAGATAATAAATAGAGCAGTAGATGCCATAGAATATATAAAAGAACATGGATTAAAAGTAGAATTCTCAGCAGAGGATGCCACAAGGACGGAAATTGATTATCTGATAGAAGTTTATAAAAACGCAGAAGATGCAGGTGCTGACAGAATAAATGTTCCAGATACTGTTGGAGTGATGATTCCAAGAGCAATGACATATTTAATAAGCCAGTTAAAAAAGGAAATCTCCATTCCTATTTCAGTTCATTGCCATAACGATTTTGGTCTTGCAGTGGCAAATTCATTGGGTGCAGTTGAAGGCGGAGCTCAGCAGGTGCATTGCACAGTAAATGGATTAGGTGAAAGGGCAGGAAATGCAGCTCTTGAAGAGGTAGTAATGTCATTAATGATGATTTATGGCATAGATACCAATATAAATACCGAAAAATTGACAGAAATATCAAATTTAGTGTCAAAACTTACAGGTATAAACACCCAGCCAAATAAGGCAGTTGTTGGAGAAAATTCATTTGCCCATGAAAGTGGAATACATGCCCACGGCGTGCTTGCCCATGCTCTCACTTATGAGCCAATACCTCCTGAAATTGTTGGTCAAAAAAGAAAAATCATACTTGGAAAACATACAGGAGCTCATGCTATCCAATCAAAGTTAAAGGAGCTCGGGTTGGAAGTTGGTAAAAATGTTTCAGAGGAGCAGTTTAAGGAAATTGTAAATCGAATAAAAGACATTGGAGATAAAGGTAAGATGATTACCGATGCCGATGTAATAGCAATTGTTGAGGATATTACAAAGAGAACCATAAAATCAAAAAGAACTGTTAATTTAGAACAAATAGCAGTAATGACAGGAAATAAGCTAATTCCTACGGCAAGTGTAGAATTAATAATAAACAATGAAAGATATATTACTTCAAAGGTTGGAGTAGGACCAGTAGATGCTGCATTAAAAGCCATTCAATCTGTGATAGGGGAGAAAATAAAGATAAAAGAATACCATATAAATGCCATCACAGGTGGAACTGATGCCTTAGCAGAAGTAATTGTTAAATTAGAAGGCTATGGAAAAGAAATTACGGCAAAAGCAGCAAATGAAGACATAGTTAGGGCATCTGTTGAGGCAATAATTGATGGAATAAATAAAATAATGGACATGTAA
- a CDS encoding NifB/NifX family molybdenum-iron cluster-binding protein has product MKIAIPMESDKVCPHFGRAPYFLIANIDNEKKEIINTKVVENVPCDGQGHGKAVKILIDEKPDVVICINMGGNSMENLSKRGVEIYTCETDDVDECIKLYLEGKLEKLN; this is encoded by the coding sequence ATGAAAATTGCAATACCTATGGAAAGCGATAAAGTATGTCCTCATTTTGGAAGAGCTCCGTATTTTTTAATTGCCAATATCGATAACGAGAAAAAAGAGATAATAAATACAAAAGTTGTAGAAAATGTCCCTTGCGATGGTCAAGGTCATGGTAAAGCCGTCAAAATTTTAATAGATGAAAAACCGGATGTAGTGATTTGTATAAATATGGGTGGGAATAGTATGGAGAATTTATCAAAAAGAGGTGTTGAAATATATACCTGTGAAACCGATGATGTGGATGAGTGTATAAAATTATATTTAGAAGGAAAATTGGAAAAATTAAATTAA
- the hisE gene encoding phosphoribosyl-ATP diphosphatase: MKDVLREEFDIIKQRIRDKPEGSYVAYLTTDDKKTALNKICEKVGEEATETILSAKDGVKDDIIYESADLIFHTLVLLAYCGVEYDEVMDEFDRRRKK, encoded by the coding sequence ATGAAAGATGTATTAAGGGAAGAATTTGATATAATAAAACAGCGTATTAGAGATAAACCCGAAGGTTCTTATGTGGCTTACTTAACAACAGATGATAAAAAAACAGCCTTAAACAAAATCTGTGAAAAGGTAGGAGAAGAGGCAACAGAAACAATACTATCTGCAAAGGATGGAGTAAAGGATGATATTATATATGAAAGTGCGGATTTAATATTTCATACATTGGTATTACTTGCATACTGTGGTGTGGAATACGACGAAGTAATGGATGAGTTTGATAGAAGAAGAAAAAAATAA